One window of Bifidobacterium pseudocatenulatum DSM 20438 = JCM 1200 = LMG 10505 genomic DNA carries:
- the ileS gene encoding mupirocin-resistant isoleucine--tRNA ligase, translated as MSENNVYPKAAAGEQSANVAPNPSFPKLEESVLDYWEKDATFQKSIERRPSGDHSQNEFVFFDGPPFANGLPHYGHLLTGYAKDVIPRYQTMKGRKVNRVFGWDTHGLPAELEAQKELGIDSVDQVKEMGIDKFNDACRASVLKYTNEWKDYVHRQARWVDFEHGYKTLNIPYMESVMWAFKQLYDKGLAYQGYRVLPYCPKDQTPLSAHELRMDADVYQDRQDTTVSVAVKLRDEEDAYAVFWTTTPWTVPTNFAIVVGADIDYVEVRPTEGKFAGKKFYLGKPLLGSYAKELGDNYEIVRELKGAEMEGWRYYPVFPYFAGDENAVEGKVPGPEGYQIFTADYVDTVEGTGLVHQAPYGEDDMNTLNAKGIKSVDVLDAGCKFTALCPDYEGMYVFDANKPILRNLRAGDGPLERIPEEQRAILFQEKSYVHSYPHCWRCATPLIYKPVSSWFVSVTKIKDRLLELNQEINWIPGNVKDGQFGKWLANARDWSISRNRFWGSPIPVWVSDDPKYPRVDVYGSLDELKADFGDYPRDHEGNVNMHRPYIDELTRVNPDDPTGKSHMHRISDVMDCWFESGSMSFAQYHYPFENKETFEQHFPCDYIVEYIGQTRGWFYVLHIMATALFDKPAFKNVICHGIVLGSDGQKMSKHLRNYPDVNGVFNDFGSDAMRWFLMSSPILRGGNLIVTADGIRDTVRQVMLPVWSSYYFFTLYANAANNGAGFDARALRADEVAALPEMDRYLLARTRRLIEKTQSSLDNFLISDACEAVSDFIDMLTNWYIRNNRDRFWNEDANAFNTLYTVLEAFMRVIAPLAPMEAEAVWRGLTGGESVHLADWPFLADEQTGEATELGRVLVDDPALVDAMEKVREVVSGTLSMRKTKQIRVRQPLHKLTVVVENTDAVAAYDEILKSELNVKNVELCTLEDAEAQGLKIINELRVNARVAGKRLRKDVQFAIKASKSGAWHVNADGAPVCETPNGEIVLEEGEYELINSVEEKNAEEAANSVSAALPTGGFVILDTELNDDLIAEGYARDVIRAVQDARKAADLEISDRIALTLTVPADDVAKVEQFKDLIASETLATSFNVKEGGSELSVEVAKA; from the coding sequence GTGAGCGAAAACAACGTGTATCCGAAGGCAGCTGCGGGTGAGCAGAGCGCCAATGTAGCGCCGAACCCCAGTTTCCCGAAGCTGGAAGAATCCGTCCTTGATTATTGGGAGAAGGACGCCACTTTCCAGAAGTCCATTGAACGCCGTCCTTCCGGCGATCACAGCCAGAACGAATTCGTGTTCTTCGACGGTCCGCCGTTCGCCAACGGCCTGCCGCATTACGGCCACCTGCTGACCGGTTACGCCAAGGATGTGATTCCGCGTTACCAGACCATGAAGGGCCGCAAGGTCAATCGTGTGTTCGGTTGGGATACGCACGGTCTGCCGGCCGAGCTTGAAGCCCAGAAGGAACTGGGCATCGATTCGGTCGATCAGGTCAAGGAAATGGGCATCGACAAGTTCAACGACGCCTGCCGTGCCTCCGTGCTCAAGTACACCAACGAGTGGAAGGACTACGTGCACCGTCAGGCACGTTGGGTCGATTTCGAGCATGGCTACAAGACGCTGAACATTCCATACATGGAATCCGTGATGTGGGCGTTCAAGCAGCTGTACGACAAGGGCCTCGCATATCAGGGCTACCGCGTGCTGCCGTACTGTCCGAAGGATCAGACGCCGCTTTCCGCGCACGAGCTGCGCATGGACGCCGACGTGTATCAGGATCGTCAGGACACCACCGTGTCCGTGGCCGTGAAGCTGCGCGACGAGGAAGACGCCTATGCGGTGTTCTGGACCACCACGCCGTGGACCGTTCCCACCAACTTCGCCATCGTGGTCGGCGCAGACATCGACTATGTGGAAGTGCGTCCGACCGAAGGCAAGTTCGCGGGCAAGAAGTTCTACCTGGGCAAGCCACTGCTCGGCTCCTACGCCAAGGAACTCGGCGACAACTATGAGATCGTGCGCGAACTCAAGGGTGCCGAGATGGAAGGCTGGCGCTACTACCCGGTGTTCCCGTACTTCGCAGGCGACGAGAACGCCGTCGAGGGCAAGGTTCCGGGTCCGGAAGGCTATCAGATCTTCACCGCCGACTATGTCGATACCGTTGAAGGTACCGGTCTCGTGCACCAGGCTCCGTACGGCGAGGACGATATGAACACGCTCAACGCCAAGGGCATCAAGAGCGTTGACGTGCTCGACGCGGGCTGCAAGTTCACCGCGCTGTGCCCGGACTATGAGGGCATGTACGTGTTCGATGCGAACAAGCCGATTCTGCGTAACCTGCGTGCCGGTGACGGTCCTCTGGAGCGTATTCCGGAAGAGCAGCGTGCGATCCTTTTCCAGGAGAAGAGCTACGTACACTCTTACCCACACTGCTGGCGTTGCGCCACTCCGCTGATCTACAAGCCGGTGAGCTCGTGGTTCGTGTCTGTCACCAAGATCAAGGATCGTCTGCTCGAACTGAACCAGGAAATCAACTGGATTCCGGGCAATGTGAAGGACGGCCAGTTCGGCAAGTGGCTGGCCAACGCACGTGACTGGTCGATCTCCCGTAACCGTTTCTGGGGTTCGCCGATTCCGGTGTGGGTTTCCGATGATCCGAAGTATCCACGCGTTGACGTGTACGGTTCGTTGGACGAGCTGAAGGCTGATTTTGGCGATTATCCGCGCGACCATGAGGGCAATGTCAACATGCACCGCCCGTACATTGATGAGCTGACGCGCGTCAACCCGGACGATCCGACCGGCAAGAGTCACATGCACCGCATCAGCGACGTGATGGACTGCTGGTTCGAATCCGGTTCCATGAGCTTCGCCCAGTACCATTACCCGTTTGAGAACAAGGAAACGTTCGAACAGCATTTCCCGTGCGATTACATTGTGGAATACATCGGCCAGACCCGTGGCTGGTTCTACGTGCTGCACATCATGGCGACCGCCCTGTTCGACAAGCCGGCGTTCAAGAACGTGATCTGCCATGGCATCGTGCTCGGTTCCGATGGTCAGAAGATGTCGAAGCACTTGCGCAACTACCCGGATGTGAACGGTGTGTTCAACGATTTCGGCTCCGACGCCATGCGTTGGTTCCTCATGAGCTCGCCGATCCTGCGCGGCGGTAACCTGATCGTGACCGCCGATGGCATTCGCGACACCGTGCGTCAGGTCATGCTGCCAGTGTGGAGCTCGTACTACTTCTTCACCCTGTATGCGAACGCCGCCAATAATGGTGCCGGTTTCGATGCTCGTGCGTTGCGTGCCGATGAGGTCGCCGCACTGCCGGAAATGGACCGCTACTTGCTGGCACGTACCCGCCGTCTGATCGAAAAGACGCAAAGCTCGCTGGACAACTTCCTGATCTCCGACGCTTGCGAAGCAGTGTCTGATTTCATCGACATGCTCACCAACTGGTATATCCGCAACAATCGTGACCGTTTCTGGAATGAGGATGCGAACGCGTTCAACACGCTGTACACCGTGCTTGAAGCATTCATGCGCGTGATCGCACCGCTCGCTCCGATGGAAGCGGAAGCCGTGTGGCGTGGTCTGACCGGTGGCGAATCCGTGCATCTGGCCGACTGGCCGTTCCTTGCCGACGAACAGACCGGCGAAGCGACCGAACTGGGCCGTGTGCTCGTTGACGATCCGGCTCTGGTTGACGCGATGGAGAAGGTGCGTGAGGTCGTGTCCGGCACCCTGTCGATGCGTAAGACGAAGCAGATCCGCGTGCGCCAGCCACTGCATAAGCTGACCGTGGTGGTGGAAAACACTGATGCCGTGGCCGCATACGACGAGATTCTGAAATCCGAACTGAACGTGAAGAACGTTGAACTGTGCACGCTTGAGGATGCCGAAGCCCAAGGCTTGAAGATCATCAACGAGCTGCGCGTGAACGCTCGCGTGGCAGGCAAGCGCCTGCGCAAGGACGTACAGTTCGCCATCAAGGCCTCCAAGTCCGGCGCATGGCATGTGAACGCAGACGGCGCTCCGGTATGCGAGACGCCGAACGGCGAGATCGTGCTTGAGGAAGGCGAATACGAGCTGATTAACAGCGTGGAGGAGAAGAACGCCGAAGAGGCCGCCAACTCCGTTTCCGCCGCGCTGCCGACCGGTGGCTTCGTGATCCTCGACACCGAGCTGAACGATGATCTGATCGCCGAAGGCTACGCCCGCGACGTGATCCGCGCCGTGCAGGACGCCCGTAAGGCCGCTGATCTGGAAATCTCCGACCGCATCGCGCTGACGTTGACCGTGCCGGCCGATGACGTGGCGAAGGTCGAGCAGTTCAAGGATCTCATCGCTTCCGAGACGCTCGCCACCTCCTTCAACGTGAAGGAAGGCGGCTCCGAGCTCAGCGTGGAGGTTGCCAAGGCCTGA